A stretch of DNA from Anaerotignum faecicola:
GCTCCTCCATATAATCTAAAAATTTCTGATTTACTTCCCTGTGGCGGTGACGGCTTAAGGGAATCACTTCTCCATTATCTAATGTTACGGAATCCTTAAAAATATTGTGAACGTGCTTTAGATTTACAATGAAACTCTTATGGACCCTGAGAAATCCATGGCCTTCCGTCTGCTCTTCCACAGCGCTGATCCGTCCGGTAAAGGTATAGTCACCCTGTCTGGAAGAGAT
This window harbors:
- a CDS encoding LytTR family transcriptional regulator DNA-binding domain-containing protein, translating into ISSRQGDYTFTGRISAVEEQTEGHGFLRVHKSFIVNLKHVHNIFKDSVTLDNGEVIPLSRHRHREVNQKFLDYMEEQII